Proteins from a single region of Thamnophis elegans isolate rThaEle1 chromosome 17, rThaEle1.pri, whole genome shotgun sequence:
- the CFL1 gene encoding LOW QUALITY PROTEIN: cofilin-1 (The sequence of the model RefSeq protein was modified relative to this genomic sequence to represent the inferred CDS: deleted 1 base in 1 codon) translates to MASGVTVCDKVIQVFNDMKVRKHAPQEEQKKRKKAVIFCLSEDKKKIILEVGKEILVGDLGDTVDDPYLHFVAMLPPSDCRYALYDATYETKESKKEDLVFLFWAPESAPLKSKMIYASSKDALKKKFQGPEHEWQANGLEDIKDRQSLAEKLGGSCVISLEGKPV, encoded by the exons ATG gcCTCTGGGGTCACCGTCTGTGACAAAGTCATCCAAGTGTTCAACGACATGAAGGTGCGCAAACATGCCCCCCAGGAAGAGCAGAAGAAGCGCAAGAAGGCTGTCATCTTCTGCCTGAGCGAGGACAAGAAGAAGATCATCCTGGAGGTCGGCAAGGAGATCCTGGTGGGCGACCTGGGAGACACCGTCGATGACCCCTACCTGCACTTCGTCGCCATGCTGCCCCCCAGCGACTGCCGCTACGCCCTCTATGACGCCACCTACGAAACCAAGGAGAGCAAAAAGGAAGACCTTGTCTTCCTCTTCTG gGCGCCCGAGAGCGCTCCTTTAAAGAGCAAGATGATTTACGCCAGCTCCAAGGATGCCCTCAAGAAGAAATTCCAG GGGCCGGAG CACGAATGGCAAGCAAACGGCCTAGAAGACATTAAAGACCGCCAGAGTCTAGCGGAAAAGCTGGGAGGC AGCTGCGTCATCAGCTTGGAGGGCAAGCCCGTGTga